The Schistocerca gregaria isolate iqSchGreg1 chromosome 1, iqSchGreg1.2, whole genome shotgun sequence genome includes a window with the following:
- the LOC126280541 gene encoding holotricin-3-like translates to MRCLTQIALAAVLCVLLLSWTDASPTPDVNEETVKVHEEKVPSEEVPAASQAADGEAAARVKRGGGGCKTCGGGGGGHGGGHGGGLGGGHHGGGGFGGGLSGSHSQSSSQASSSSSSGSFGGGFGGGKHGHGK, encoded by the exons ATGAGGTGCCTGACACAGATCGCTCTCGCAGCCGTGCTCTGCGTCCTCCTCCTCTCCTGGACGG ATGCTTCACCGACGCCAGATGTTAATGAAGAAACCGTGAAAGTCCACGAAGAGAAGGTACCATCTGAAGAAGTACCAGCTGCTTCTCAGGCTGCAGATG GTGAAGCAGCAGCACGTGTGAAGCGCGGAGGCGGCGGCTGCAAAacgtgcgggggcggcggcggtggcCACGGAGGCGGCCACGGAGGCGGTCTCGGAGGCGGCCATCACGGGGGCGGCGGCTTCGGGGGCGGTCTCAGCGGCAGCCACTCCCAGAGCAGCTCCCAGGCCTCCAGCTCCAGTTCCAGCGGCAGCTTTGGAGGCGGCTTTGGGGGTGGCAAGCA tgGACATGGAAAGTGA